The Alkalihalophilus pseudofirmus nucleotide sequence TTGCTGATCCTCTGTTTGATTCTCTACTTTTTGTTGTTCTGCCATCATAAAAACCTCCTATTAATAATTAAACTCCGTCTGGTCTAAACGGTTTGTATTTAATTTATTTTCAAGAGACTCTAATCTCTCTTTTAACTTCTCATTTTCTTCTTCTAAAGCTTTTGTGCTGTTATTTGAGGCTTTTGAACTTAAGTAAGGGTCTGTTTCCCACCAGTCCATACCAATTTCTTTTGCTTTATCAACTGAGGCTACAATTAAACGGATTTTAATCGTTAATAGCTCCACATCAGCAATACCAACTGTGATATCACCTGCAATAACAACGCCTTTATCTAATATTTTCTCTAACACATCTACAATCGTGCTTGACTGCATCGAGTGTTCGACTGCCATAATCAAGTCCTCCTTACTAATCTAGTTAAAGCAAACTTCCTAGGGGACCGAGGTCAATGTTTAAGTCATCGGCATCAAGGCCAAATATACTTTTTAACTCTTCCATTTTCTCTTCTAGATTCATTAAAGCTTCACCTAAATTTTCAATTTGTTCATCCGTTAACGTACCACCTTCAACACGCCGCATTGCATGCCGCTCAACAATCTGCCGCAAGAGCTCGATAACGGTAAGAACTAGCTGTGCTAAGCCATGTTCAGCTTTATCAGGATCTAAATTAATTCTTCCATTTGTTCGGCTGGCCGGTTGCATCCATTAACTCCTCCCTTTGTAAATCAAAGTTTTCTGATGAAACAGGAGTATTCTGTTGTGCCTGAACGAGAGATTCTACAGAGGCAATTAAAACTCTTAAATCTAGATAAACTAGATCTACCCCCGCAATAGAGATCACTAAATCAGCTTTAATCGCCACTCCCTTATCAAGAATTACATCTAAAATATCAATCAATGCGATATCTTTGTCCTCAATTGATTCTCTTAGAGACATATTGATTCCTCACTTATGAAAACTGGGAAAAGTGGTAGGCTGGCCACGGACCGGATGCGACAAACTGCCATCCCTTTTCTCCCATTTTCTTTTCATAGTCTTGAATTTGTTCTAAGAACGTTTCTACCTTTTCTTTAGGAATGAGATATACTCCATTCCATGTCATGTTCTCTTTCTTTCCGGTTACATCCTTGTTCCAGTTTCTTTTCACTGTACCTTGCAAAACATAACCGAGCAGATGATTATGGACCTCTTCACCGACACGTTCTTTCTCAGCTTCTGCTTCCTCTGCGATGACTTTATCTAGTTTCTTATTCTCAAAAAACTGCTTGCCTCTCGGTAACTCTTTAATCTCTTCTTTTCTAGCTTCCACTGCAGGGTTATTCTTTGCTACTTCTTTATGAAGCAGCTGATCATCGCAATAGATCTTAACATTCCACTCTTCGTTGCCTTTAAGAGAGCTGAACGTTTCAGCAAGTTTTATCTCGTGATCTTCAATGGTTTTCATTAAACTCTCTTCTGATTTATACAACGTACAAAATTTAAGCGGAATTGTCGTATAGCTTTTAGCTAGCTGCATCACGGTCTCATGGTGATGGAAGGCTTTTTCCTGAAGCCACTCCATATCTTGATCAACACGTTCTTTGATCTTCTCTTCTGAATACTCACTACCATCTAATTTGCAAACAACAGCACTGTGCTGCCCTATTTGGATGGGATAAAGCTCACCCTCTTGATCAAACCCTTTCATTGATGGAAGCGGCTCGCTGCTTAATTCAGGTGTTGGAATGAGCCCGTATAAATAAATTAATTGTTCCATCTTTCCTACTCCTTCTCTCTTCGCTGAGCCATCTGCTCCCACTGTTCAATCTCAAGCTGTTTAGCCACTTCATATCGAGTAAGCAGCTCTTCTTCCTTTGCTTTATAAGCTTCCTCAGGAATTTCGCCAAGTTCATACATCATTTGGAGCTGGATCAGTTTTTGTTGAATCGTCGGCAGATCATAAAGCTCTTTATCTGCTTCTTCTTTCACTTTTTCACCAATTTTGATGACAAGGTTAATGGGGGCCGTTACCAGCTTATGAATCATCAGCTTTCTTCTACTTTCAATCTAATATTCACAAAATTATAGGCTGGCCATGGACCTGTGTAATTAAATTCCACTTTGTCATTCCACTTTTCATGAGCCTCATTAACCTTTTGATCAAACTCTTCTTCTTTGTCTCGGTCGACGAGAAAAGAGGCGTTTAACAGCATCGTTTCTCCTATCGGATCATTGGCTTTTGCAGCCACTCCCGCCTTTTCTAATGGCTCATAGACCTTTTCCTTCACTTCGTTTTGCAAGGTCTTCATAAATTGTTGAGCGGCATCTCCAATTTTAATCCGTTCATAATAACTTGCTGCTTCAGATTTCCCTTTAACAGAATGCGCCATCTTCTCTAAATTTGTATTTTCCTTCACTTTAGCTTCTAGCCATTCTTTTTTAGCAATCACCTTTAATCCGACTTCAATTTTTCCTTTTATTTCTGGAAACAGCTTTGTAAATTGGGGATATAAATTCTCAAGTAATACTCCCACGTCTTCTGATGACTGAAATACATTACCAAAACTAACAGGAATAACTGTGTCTTTTTTGTCCATTACGACTGAAACAACGTGTTGATGCATCATCAGATTCTCTTTGTTTGGGTGATAGATCTTCATTGGAACATCTGCTGCTACCATCGCGGCATTTTTATAACGCACTGTAAAAAGTTTTCGCTTCTCGCCTTCAATTTCTACTTCTCCAAAATCATCATCTACATCCGTCTCTATCCCGCAAAATATATACGTACCCATTTTTGTCTCTTGACTCATTCTTAAAAACCCCTTTATTTATGCTATTTCTATCTCCTGACCTTAATTAGAGACATTCATTTGTTTTAGTGCTTTCACTATTAGTTCTTCTGCTGCTTTGATTGGTTGCTCTGTTTCAATACAGCGGCTTAGTTGATGACTTAGGATGTCTAAACATAACTGCTTGAACTCCTCATTTTCTCCATCAATGGCTATGCCCTCTTCTACGACCAGTTTCGCAATCATGAGTGAAGCTCTTAAACTTGGTCCGTTCTCACCTGAACACTCATCTCTTAACCTCGAGACAAGAGTCGTAATCTTCTTTGCCTGACTCTCTTCAAGTCCATATTTACCCGCTGCAATATTCGCTTCATAGTCTTGATCTTTATAATCCACAACAATCGATATTAAGCGATCTAATAAAGCATCCTGGGTTTTAAACACTCCGGCATATTCTTCTGGATTACTTGTGAAAATGACTCTAAAATCAGGATGAACAGGAACAAACGGTTCGGTTTTCTTTGAACCGTACAGGGGCAAGATCTTCTCTTCAAGAATGGATAAAAATAGATTATTAGTTGTAGGCTTAGATCTTGTGAATTCATCGTAAACAAGCGTATAACCATGTTTAACCGCTTCAAGCAGCCGTCCATCTCTCCAGGTTTCTTGGACACTTTCGTCCTTTTTGTAAACAGAGCGTATATAGTTATCAACGATCTTCTTACTTGTATAGCCTGTAAAACCACCAATTAAATCTTTATTATCTAACTCATGATTCCCATGAATCAGCATAACCGGACGTCTCCTCTTCTTAGCAAGGGCGAGTGCCAGAGATGTCTTCCCGGCCCCTGTTGGACCTGTGTAATGAATAGGGTAGCCTGCTTTTAAATAACGCAAGGAGCGAGTTAGCAGCTGTTTTGTGTCTTCATCTTGGATTAGAGCTTCAGTTTTTGTTTTGACCTTATCTTTTAATACAGTCACTAGGCATCCCTCCTACTCATTACTATTCTTTCATTGATCTATGGCACTTCTGTAACGCACCTCACGCCTTCTAAAAGAAGTCACTTCCTTATCCTCATTTAGAGCTACATCGTATACACCGATCATTTCGTCTTTTGCATACTTTTTCATATATTCCTTTTCTTCAATGACTTCAACAATTAAGTGCCAGCCGCCATTCTCCGCTTCTTCAACTGCCGTTATTTTATGAAGAGGCGCAACGTGTTCATTGAAGAAGCCAGCAACATTATTCATGATTTCTTTTATTCCCATAGTGCCCTCCTGCTTATCAGGCAATGTGCAGCCGACTTAAGCCGGCCGACAATGCCATTTAAATACTAAATGCAGCATTTCGTTCATTTGACTGCTCTGGCAGCCCTTCCTCTTCTACCTCATCACGAAGGAGACCTACTGCTTCTGCATAACGTAACCAAGTATCCACACTTGCAATAACGACACGTGCCTCAACTGTTAAAATTTCAATCCCTACTACCGAAACTCTCACAAAAGCATCAATAACAATCCCTTTATCTAAAATCCGGTCAATTACCTCTGCTAAACTTGAACTATCGGTACTTTTTTGAACAGCCATTCTTCTTTCCCCTTTCCGAATTAAGAACCCATTGTCTTAATATCATTTGAAGATTTGATATCCTTTGAGCTCTTCACATCTTTATAACTTTTGATGCTTGAAACTCCTTTAATCTGGCTGACACCTTTTATTCTTTTGTCATCTTTATCATTCTGATTTGATTTGATTTTTTCCTGAAAGTCTTCCCCGGCTTCTACTACATTGCCTATCTTATCTTTCACTTTCAGTAAGGCATCTTGTGCTTTCTCTTTACCTTCTTCTGCCTTATCGTGCAGCTTCTCTGCGCCCTCGTCTTTCGCATCTTCAAGCTTATCAGTCGCATCATCAGCCTTATCTTGGACATTTTCAACAAACTTTTCCTTTGCTTTGTCTTTGACCGTTTCTTTTATTTCATCTTTGATTGGTTCTGGAGTATATTCGACTATTTTTTTAGCCGCTTTGCCGGCAGCTTTTTTAAATGTGCCCATCGAATTCCTCCTCCTCTACTCTGAATCCATGAACGCTATTTCTTAGACTCTACTAAGTTGTTGAGCATTTCTTCAATTTTTTCTAAACGATCGTTTAATTGTTTATTTTCTTCTTTTATTTCGTCGTATTCAGAAGACGACTGCTCTTGTGAAGAGTCTTCTTCCTTACTCTTATTTTGTTGTTCGTCTTGGTCTTGGTCCTGTTCTTCATCTTGCTCTTCATTTTTTTTCTTCGGTAAAAATCCTCCGCCGTTCATATACCCGGATGCCGTTTGTCTAAAGCTGTTAATTGCTTGCTCCGTTAAAATTTCTTGGGCTGTTCTTTTTAATTCTTTTCCTGCCGACCTCATAACTTCAGACTCACTTAAACTTTTCATTACCTTCTTGCTTGTACCAGGACTTGATAACAAACCAATTCCTGCTCCGACTACCCCGCCGATCAACGCTAGGTTCATAGAATTCGTTTGGTTGTTTTTCTCTGTGCTTTGTTTGCTCTCTTCTTTTGTTGTCATATCCTTTCAACCTCTTTTCTTATAAATGTAATAAATTGTATCTTTATATACCTTTAGAAACTAAATTGCGGCTGTGTATTCTGACCTCTCTCGGGCAGGCCTTCTTCCTCCACTTCATCACGCAATAGCCCTACTGCTTCTGCATAACGCAGCCAAGTGTCCACACTAGCTATCACAACCCTCGCTTCAACCGTTAAAATTTCAATTCCAACTAATGAGACTCTGACAAAGGCATCAATAACAATTCCTTTATCTAAGATTCTGTCAATCACTTCTGCCAGACTTGAACTATCCGTACTTTTTTGAATACTCATCTAGCTCACTCCTTTATGGATTGTTTCTTGCGCTTAATCATAGGCTTGATCATTACCAAACGAAGAACAACCAAATTCTGTCGGCTACGAGTCTATTCCTTAGAAAATAATGATTAAAACGAGTCTTTAGTATTGTTTAAATTAATTACCAGTATTTTCATTAGAAACCGGGTTAGTTTTACAACTTTAGCCATCAGGAAATCATACAGGTACTGGTTTTAGCGACATTTTATTAACCTTTCATCTCTTGTTTTGATATATTTTGAAGCAATGGTGCCAGTCTAATAGATGGTCCTTAAGTCACAAGGATGACATAGAAAATAGTTATTTAAATTCTTACATATAGATAGTTTTTACCTTGCCTTGTGATAAACACAAAAAAGCGAACCTGTCTAAACAGGTTCGCAATAAATCTAATCACGTTGATTAAGCATGTAATTATGCTTTAACTTTGGATTTTGATTTGTCTTTTTTAATTTGTTTACTTCTTAGCTGGCCACATGCTGCATCAATATCTGTTCCGTGCTCAAGACGAACACCACAGTTAATGCCATTTTTCTTTAGTTCATCATAGAAGCCTAAAATATCTTCTTTAATGCTTCGTTGATACTGACCATGCTCATCAACTGGGTTGTACGGAATTAAATTGACATACGTTAAATGACGTTTATCTTTGAACATTTCTGCAAGCTCTTTTGCATGCTCTCGTTGATCATTGACGCCTTTTAACAAGATATACTCAATCGTAATTTTACGATTTGTTTTCTCAAGATAATAATCAATAGCTTTCATCAGCTTTTCAATCGGAATCGCTTTGTTGATCTTCATAATCTTCGTTCGCAGCTCGTTATTAGGAGCATGAAGTGAGATCGCTAAGTTTACTTGCAGCTTAAGGTCTGCAAACTCATAGATCTTATCTGCTAATCCACTTGTAGATACAGTAATATGACGAGCTCCGATAGCAAGTCCTTTATGGTCTTTCACTACTTCAAGGAAATCAACCATATTGTCAAAGTTATCAAATGGCTCACCAATCCCCATCACAACAATGTGACTGACTCTCTCGTCTTTCCCAACACTATCTAAGTGATGCTGAACATTCATAATCTGTTCAACGATTTCACCGCTCGATAGATCACGGCTTTTCTTTAACAGGCCGCTCGCACAGAAACTGCAGCCGATATTACAGCCTACTTGAGTCGTAACACAAACAGACAAACCGTATTTATGCTTCATTAAGACTGTTTCAATTAAGTTGCCGTCATACAGTTTGAAGAGGAATTTAATGGTACCGTCACTAGATTCCTGTTTCACATGCTCTGTTAAAGTAGAAATTACAAAATTCTCTCTTAAAAGCTCTAGACAGTCTTTATTTACATTATTCATCTCATCAAAGCTTTTCACACGTTTTCTATATAACCAGTCCCAAACTTGAGTCGCACGGAATTTCTTATGTCCACGCTCCATCAGCCATTCAGTCAACTGATCCATCGTTAAACCGTAAATGGATTCTTTATGCATGTAAAACCCTCATTTCAATTTATATATTTCCCAAAGTCTAAGTGACATCTATTATAAGCCAGTGTATACACAATGTTGCATCTCTTCATTGTCCCATATCTAGAGAACACCCTCAACCATCGTGCCCTAAAAAGACACACTATAACCCATTATAAGGATTGCCAAAGTACTTGACAATCCTTAATGCTGTGTCTCTATATGGAAATTACATACGTTCCCCGTTATGCCTAGGGAGAGTAAGGGTGACGACAACTCCGGATTCTTCCCGATTTTTAATTGAAAGAGAACCTTCATGCTCTTTCATAATTGAGGATGAGATCATCAACCCAAGCCCAGTTCCTGTTTCCTTTGTTGTATAAAAAGGAGAACCAATTTCACATAGCATCTCACTAGGGATCGGAGGACCGTCATTTTCAATATGAATACATACCTGATCTTTAATAGTGGATAATGTAATCTCAATGCATCCTTTATATTCTATCGCTTCAATCGCATTTTTAAACACATTAATCAGCACTTGCTTTAATCGATTATAATCTCCGTAGATAAGAGGGGTATGATTATTATTCCAGTTCACATTAATCTTTTGATTCATACAAATTGATTCAAATAACAAGATCACTTCTTCGATCAATTCTTTAATAGAAATAGGTGCCAGCTCTGCTGCACGAGGTTTTGCAAGAATTAATAACTCCTCGACAATTCCATCCATCCGCTTCAATTCAGCCTGCATCATCTCTTTATGATGAGAGTTTTCCATTAACTGTGTAAATCCTGACAACACTGTAATTGGATTACGGATCTCATGAGCAATGCCAGCTGCTAGTTCTCCGACTACCTTCAGCTTCTCAGATTGTCTTAACTGAGCTTCTGTGCGCTTACGTTCAGAAATATCCCAGATCATCATTAAATAAGCGACAATTTTTCCGTTTGTATCTTTAATATAGGAAATGGCAATGGCTACTGATAATGGCTTGCCTTCCCTAGATTTATGTATCATCTCAAGCTCAGAGGTTGCTTCCCATTGCGGCGGAATAAACTCATTAATATGATAACCAACCAGCTCCTCATACTCCCACCCGTATAAAGAACTAAATGCCTCGTTTACGTTTATAATCTTTCCATTTGAATCATAAACAACAATAGCCTCACTCGTTTGTGTAAAGAAAGCATCCAGATAATTCTCAGTCGACGCAAGCTTCTCCTTCGCCTGCTTCTCTCCTAACCTAGCCTTCACCCATAAGCTTTTTGTAAATTTAATATGAAATAAAAAGAACATCATAATAATGATCGACAAGGCGATAATATAAGCAATATCAACGGGCTCAACGGTAGTAAATATCTCTTCAAACGAAAAATAAAAAAAGTATGTTAACGAAAAGATCGCCAGTACACCTGAGAAGATCGTTACGCCGTAATGCTGGTATAGGGATGTAATAATAATTCCAAGCAAGATATAAATATAGTTTACTAAATACGGAAACTCGACATTCAGTACAAATAAGTAGAAGAACATCGTAAAGGAGATAATATACATCATCCAATATTCATTTTTAAGCAGCTTTCTAATAATCATTAATCCAACTAATAAAGAAAAGCCGACTGGAGGCCATTTAGATGAATAGACTGGATCAAATATGAAGACGGCCATCGTCAACGCATATGAGAGCCACAATACAATGATCATTAATCGATTTCGTTTCTTTATAAAGGACTTAATATCCGTCTCTACTCCCATACGTTCCTCACCCACTCTGCCTAATCAGGTCTTACCTACTACTTAAAATACCATAAATTAGTACAAAATTACATACATAGTTAATAGGTAAGGAAGATAGGTATAAGGAACTTCCTGTACACCCCAATCGATAGTTAATCATATGGGCAGTTAATATCTTTAAAATAAACTATGATGTTGGCACAAAAATATTAATGCGGTCTATGTATACCGCTCCTGAAATATACTTCGCTTTTCGCGGGGAGCCAGTGAGCTTCCTCGGACTAAAGCCCTGTGGGATCTCACTCCTGCTCTAGTAACCGCAGAAGTCTCCGTATATTTCATCCGCTGGGTTACTGCTTTGAGTGATTAATAAATGGAGTGTTTTAGTTATTGTTCAGTTCAAGTTATAAAAGCTGAAATCCGCGACCTCGTTTACTAATGTCAT carries:
- the gvpJ gene encoding gas vesicle protein GvpJ, with the translated sequence MAVQKSTDSSSLAEVIDRILDKGIVIDAFVRVSVVGIEILTVEARVVIASVDTWLRYAEAVGLLRDEVEEEGLPEQSNERNAAFSI
- a CDS encoding gas vesicle protein K, coding for MQPASRTNGRINLDPDKAEHGLAQLVLTVIELLRQIVERHAMRRVEGGTLTDEQIENLGEALMNLEEKMEELKSIFGLDADDLNIDLGPLGSLL
- the gvpN gene encoding gas vesicle protein GvpN; translation: MTVLKDKVKTKTEALIQDEDTKQLLTRSLRYLKAGYPIHYTGPTGAGKTSLALALAKKRRRPVMLIHGNHELDNKDLIGGFTGYTSKKIVDNYIRSVYKKDESVQETWRDGRLLEAVKHGYTLVYDEFTRSKPTTNNLFLSILEEKILPLYGSKKTEPFVPVHPDFRVIFTSNPEEYAGVFKTQDALLDRLISIVVDYKDQDYEANIAAGKYGLEESQAKKITTLVSRLRDECSGENGPSLRASLMIAKLVVEEGIAIDGENEEFKQLCLDILSHQLSRCIETEQPIKAAEELIVKALKQMNVSN
- the gvpT gene encoding GvpT/GvpP family gas vesicle accessory protein, giving the protein MTTKEESKQSTEKNNQTNSMNLALIGGVVGAGIGLLSSPGTSKKVMKSLSESEVMRSAGKELKRTAQEILTEQAINSFRQTASGYMNGGGFLPKKKNEEQDEEQDQDQDEQQNKSKEEDSSQEQSSSEYDEIKEENKQLNDRLEKIEEMLNNLVESKK
- the gvpA gene encoding gas vesicle structural protein GvpA is translated as MSIQKSTDSSSLAEVIDRILDKGIVIDAFVRVSLVGIEILTVEARVVIASVDTWLRYAEAVGLLRDEVEEEGLPERGQNTQPQFSF
- a CDS encoding ATP-binding protein, coding for MGVETDIKSFIKKRNRLMIIVLWLSYALTMAVFIFDPVYSSKWPPVGFSLLVGLMIIRKLLKNEYWMMYIISFTMFFYLFVLNVEFPYLVNYIYILLGIIITSLYQHYGVTIFSGVLAIFSLTYFFYFSFEEIFTTVEPVDIAYIIALSIIIMMFFLFHIKFTKSLWVKARLGEKQAKEKLASTENYLDAFFTQTSEAIVVYDSNGKIINVNEAFSSLYGWEYEELVGYHINEFIPPQWEATSELEMIHKSREGKPLSVAIAISYIKDTNGKIVAYLMMIWDISERKRTEAQLRQSEKLKVVGELAAGIAHEIRNPITVLSGFTQLMENSHHKEMMQAELKRMDGIVEELLILAKPRAAELAPISIKELIEEVILLFESICMNQKINVNWNNNHTPLIYGDYNRLKQVLINVFKNAIEAIEYKGCIEITLSTIKDQVCIHIENDGPPIPSEMLCEIGSPFYTTKETGTGLGLMISSSIMKEHEGSLSIKNREESGVVVTLTLPRHNGERM
- the gvpO gene encoding gas vesicle protein GvpO — translated: MGIKEIMNNVAGFFNEHVAPLHKITAVEEAENGGWHLIVEVIEEKEYMKKYAKDEMIGVYDVALNEDKEVTSFRRREVRYRSAIDQ
- a CDS encoding GvpL/GvpF family gas vesicle protein, producing MEQLIYLYGLIPTPELSSEPLPSMKGFDQEGELYPIQIGQHSAVVCKLDGSEYSEEKIKERVDQDMEWLQEKAFHHHETVMQLAKSYTTIPLKFCTLYKSEESLMKTIEDHEIKLAETFSSLKGNEEWNVKIYCDDQLLHKEVAKNNPAVEARKEEIKELPRGKQFFENKKLDKVIAEEAEAEKERVGEEVHNHLLGYVLQGTVKRNWNKDVTGKKENMTWNGVYLIPKEKVETFLEQIQDYEKKMGEKGWQFVASGPWPAYHFSQFS
- the gvpQ gene encoding gas vesicle protein GvpQ, giving the protein MGTFKKAAGKAAKKIVEYTPEPIKDEIKETVKDKAKEKFVENVQDKADDATDKLEDAKDEGAEKLHDKAEEGKEKAQDALLKVKDKIGNVVEAGEDFQEKIKSNQNDKDDKRIKGVSQIKGVSSIKSYKDVKSSKDIKSSNDIKTMGS
- a CDS encoding gas vesicle protein GvpG, translated to MIHKLVTAPINLVIKIGEKVKEEADKELYDLPTIQQKLIQLQMMYELGEIPEEAYKAKEEELLTRYEVAKQLEIEQWEQMAQRREKE
- a CDS encoding GvpL/GvpF family gas vesicle protein — translated: MSQETKMGTYIFCGIETDVDDDFGEVEIEGEKRKLFTVRYKNAAMVAADVPMKIYHPNKENLMMHQHVVSVVMDKKDTVIPVSFGNVFQSSEDVGVLLENLYPQFTKLFPEIKGKIEVGLKVIAKKEWLEAKVKENTNLEKMAHSVKGKSEAASYYERIKIGDAAQQFMKTLQNEVKEKVYEPLEKAGVAAKANDPIGETMLLNASFLVDRDKEEEFDQKVNEAHEKWNDKVEFNYTGPWPAYNFVNIRLKVEES
- a CDS encoding gas vesicle protein: MAVEHSMQSSTIVDVLEKILDKGVVIAGDITVGIADVELLTIKIRLIVASVDKAKEIGMDWWETDPYLSSKASNNSTKALEEENEKLKERLESLENKLNTNRLDQTEFNY
- the rlmN gene encoding 23S rRNA (adenine(2503)-C(2))-methyltransferase RlmN, with translation MHKESIYGLTMDQLTEWLMERGHKKFRATQVWDWLYRKRVKSFDEMNNVNKDCLELLRENFVISTLTEHVKQESSDGTIKFLFKLYDGNLIETVLMKHKYGLSVCVTTQVGCNIGCSFCASGLLKKSRDLSSGEIVEQIMNVQHHLDSVGKDERVSHIVVMGIGEPFDNFDNMVDFLEVVKDHKGLAIGARHITVSTSGLADKIYEFADLKLQVNLAISLHAPNNELRTKIMKINKAIPIEKLMKAIDYYLEKTNRKITIEYILLKGVNDQREHAKELAEMFKDKRHLTYVNLIPYNPVDEHGQYQRSIKEDILGFYDELKKNGINCGVRLEHGTDIDAACGQLRSKQIKKDKSKSKVKA
- a CDS encoding gas vesicle protein gives rise to the protein MSLRESIEDKDIALIDILDVILDKGVAIKADLVISIAGVDLVYLDLRVLIASVESLVQAQQNTPVSSENFDLQREELMDATGQPNKWKN